The segment gtaggatttaaaaaaatactatgaAATTAATAATCCGTTACAGTCTAATACTATAacataaagttataaaaatagaTTCAAACCAATAGTTACTTTAAAATCATAATATGTAGATTTTGATGCTACAAaagataatgtatttttatgttaatagaatttaaaccaatatattttttttgttaagttcaTAAAGAACTTTATGAAGCATATAAACTTTTCTTAGTAAAACTTAGTTAAATAGTTCGGATGACCAATTAGTTTAgagatatatatagaaaatcGTAGAATTTATGGAACCAACTTTACATCCATGTTGTTTGTATTTCTCTTCTCATTGACATTGTCCTCTGCTGTTACTTCTCGGAGAGAGTTACGTAAAAGAAATTGTTCTGTAATCTTTCTTTAACGCGTGGGTCCTACCCTAGAGGCAAAAATCGGTAACAAAAGATATGAATTAAGGATCGATAATTTTTGGGTTATTGCACTTTACGCGTGTTCCACCGACACGTGACGATCCGCGATTGActcgtttttaatttttttttttataaatcagataagacaaaaaaaaatttagaaacccATTTTGGATTTCACCCGATAAACATGGTCTCAGAAGATAGACACGTATAAACATGTTGTTGTACCACAAACTCTCAGAATATACTAATTGTTGGAATAAGCCAAAAGATAGACGTTGAAGATTAAAAATCAGAAATTTACGTATAGTTATACCAACTCTACTATTTTCCCTTTTgttaaaattcacaaaaatatcTTACCATAAAAAACGTAATAATGtaatcattaatattttttattgtttgtcTTTCTCCCTCGTCTTTGTTGTTGACGAACACTACCCATCATCTTGTTTACCTTTTTCTCTCCTCCCTAGCATGTCAAAAAGTGTTTCAAGAGACTGGCTTGACCCACATTGCCATGAAACTCAGCTCGAGAAACGACAACATCTCTAATACTCTTCCTTTCTTTTTGTCTCTCTTCTTTGTAAACGTTTTGTTCAGTCTAACAGAGTTttcaaagaaacaaaacaatcatcatcatcacatgttctttgagcagattaaatgGAAAAAACAGAGCTCCATTACAGGTTAATAGGAAGAAATTCAGTTTTATTACACAAAGTGTTTGTATCAATCGAAATATCTATACGTTTGTAGATCATACACTCAAGCATAAAAAAACAGTAAAAGAGCGAGAATGTGCCATTacaaaacacaaacagaaaCATACAAAAGTTCCTAAAAAAACTGTTCACTTCCTttgctttttgttgttgttaagtGATGTGCATATATAACATAACAAAGATCCTGATTCATCTGAGCTAGAACGATGTCAGAAGTCGTCATAGTTCTAGACTCATCGTAATCTAGCTTCTCAAACTCTTCCACGATCCCAGAGATATCTTTTTCATCAATCTTCCCCATCTCTTTCAGTTATACACTATAAACTCCGCAGCTctgcaaacacacacacacaaaaaaataacaacCATAAGCATAAGAAGGAAGAATGAAACAAATAAGACAGATAATGAAAACGTCATGATCTCTCTCACCCAACAACTCCATCTTCATCAAGATCAGCAGCCTCAAGATCACTATTCGTAATCCTCCTAGTCAAAACCCATTTCACCAGCTCCCTCTGCTTGCTCTTGTAGCCTTCTCTCCAGGTGATAAGGACATACTCGGGCCGCCCTTTCCTACTAccggccaaaaaaaaaaattccacaaCACACCATGTCCACTCTTTCTCTCTCCCCGTCTATCACCAGCACCCATGCACAATTTAGCCACCCTCTCCTTCATATTTATCCTGTGCCGCCTCCCCCTCGCACGCAATCTCCGCTTCTCCTCCCGTAACAACCGTGTCGTCACAGCCGCGGCGGTTCTCCATGACGCCTCTTTCTGGACCCCAGCTCCTCTCTCTAATCGAATCCGCCGCCGAATCACTATTCCATCCACGTCTGGATCGAAGATTATAACTCCCCTGATCTCGTGGCTTCCTACACTCGGCTCGGCCAGTACCTCCAGCTCCGTGTTCCCGATGTCGAGAAGCCCTCGTTCTTGGCGATCGCTTCCCCTCCTTTGTTCGCGGCTTCTCGCGGATCTACGGCGGAGATTCTTTGCGGGTTGAAGAAAAGGAGTATCCCACAGTTTTGATTTTCGTCACTGGATCTGGAATCCGGTAAAGGATAAAGTCGAATCATTCTGCCGTTGTATGTCGTATGACGACGATTTACGAACGCCAATTCATATTCTCCAGGATTAGGGTTAGAGACAAACTCCAACTTCTCGGGCCAGATGAAAAATCAAAGCCCacaccaaaaaaaatgaaacgaTGAGTTTCATTCGAGCAGGACACGTGTTGCATCTATAATAAAAGAGTTTCCACGTGGACACTTCAGGAGGGAGgcaaacatttttatatatatatagattacatTACAATccttgatttattttataattactctAAAATACCAAACAAAATATAACTCATCTATTATGAAAAAGGAAACATATAgccatattaaaaatattcttctACTACTATATATCATGCTCCATTCATGAGGGAAGCTATTAGTAGTTATAGATGGGAGTCATAGCACTAACGTGCGAAAAAAATAGGTTTAAGCTATCTGATGAATTGGGCAACTGATTTAAGCTATACATAAAAGATACATAATATCGTTTCAAAAGACACAATGAGTGTTGCAGCATATACCATTTTAAGAGTAATTTTCATTTTGTCTGGACCAATTGTCGTTCCCAAGATAGTTATTTGAGCGTCATATGAACTTTGGAAACACTACACTAGTGTGTCAAAACACAAGCTTAATGCCCCAAAAGTAGTATCCTAGTTGCCTTTAAGCTAGTACGgtggtgttacaaaaaaaaaaaaaaaaaagctagtaCGGTGGTagaaaatttcaattttacaTTTGAAGCTTTTAATGTACACAGAACATAACCCCATCAAAAGAGGCAAAAACTCATATGATGACAGTACATGGTTTCCTTTTCATTTCTTAGGGCCTAACTCTTGGCtatacaacatatatatataggatcTACAGAATATAACAGATAAGCAAAACATACGTAATTATGTGTATGTATTTCAGACTGGAATGACATCAGCATTCTGATTCTCGTCACATGTAATGATGAGGCCTTCCACATAAGCTGGGAAGAGGCAACGCCACCATTTGCAGCCAGTGGCTACTGATTCTGCAGGAGGAATGATCATCAAAACGTTGTCATGACGCCTCACCATTCCCATCACACTCACGGTGCTTCCTTCTTTTATGTATCTGATCAACAAAATCATATTATCAAAATCAACTAAAAATTGGCAAGAACTGAAAAATACATGATTATCACTTATCTGTGAGAGAGCGAGAGACCAACACTTTTTCTGGTTATTTTAAGGGTAAATTCAAGTAGAAAGATCCTTCTTTTGTAATAAAGCTGTGCACTTTAACAGTGTTTCTGTTCTAAAAAGTGTTAAAAGCACCAAGAAGATTCTTCCTTTGAACTAAAGCTATTTACTTTGACAACATCTCTGTTCTAAAAAAGGGTTTAAAGTACCAGGAAGATTCTTCCTTTGAATTAAAGCTATATTATCTTTTAcaatttctttcttctttggtTCTGAAAAGGGTTAAAAGCACCAGAAAGATTCTTCCTTTGAAAAAAAGCCATGTACTGTTAATGGTTGACCGACTTCTATGTACCTTACTCGTTAGGGGTAAAAGTCAACGCTTGAATTGTTTCAATGTTCAAATGGGTTTTTAAAAGGTCATATGTTGCCAAAAGGATTTAGCTGTGACGTAAACTTTGTAATTAATTTCATAATAGTCTAATGATTAAACCGGAAGGAAATCAATAAAAGCATACCCTTCTTTGAGACGCATGGCACGGCTATCATTGGAAAGGCTACAATCCGCCAACCATTGTAGAAAGCTTGGAGACAAATCCTTAGTCTGCGCGGTTACATTAGCCACTGTCTCCGGTATGACAAACGGAGACACTTTTGATCCATATCCTGCTTTAACAAGTGCTCTCAATCCAGATTGAAAGTCAGAGATGTAAAAATCCGAAACATATCTCTGCCacacaaacaaataaacaaacaataaCCATCTCAAATATTATAGATGGAACCACTTGAATGAGATTTACTATTATagagatataaaaaaaaagaatctgaaaCCTCGGCATGTCTAGATCCCCATGAACACCCTTTGTACTCATACAATTCTGTAGATACATAAACACATCTCGGTATCTTTTGGTATGAAGATTCGAGCGGGGTACTTCCACATGTTACAACCTTCAAACATAAACGTAAATGATCACTCAACCACTCAACACAGCACTGATCACTTAAAAGACCGTTTAAATTATTACCATATCAAGAAGAGAAATGTATCCTCAAGTGGCATTGTCTTTAGCTAAGTTTAGTCTCACTAAACTAAGCCCATGATCACAAAAATGGCAATGAATATGACATTCTAACTAATCAGCTGATTCATTAACTTGCTTTAATCATTAGATAACCAATTAGCTAACCGAAGACAGAAACAAGTTGGTACAAAGATCAAATCTTTTACTATAATTAGAAAGACCCAAAGAAGTTGAACTACTCAAGAAAACTTACTCCTGTAACCTTGATGAACTGTCCATCAATGGCGCCTCTAAGAACAGCATTTGGGTAGTTCTTGATGAAACCCAACAACCCTCTTCTTCTCCAAACGCAGTTCCACACAAAAACCACGACGGCCGGAACAATAGCCGCCGCAATGGCCACGATAATCAGTGGCTTCTTCACCGCAACGGCTAAAAACGTCCCAATGAGTAACGCAGTCGCCGCAACTACAACCACCGACCAAACTAGAGCCTTTGGTACtttaaacccgacccgaaccggGTCAGAGTTCAGAACCGTAACGGCGGATCCGTACTTGGGTTTGGTCGACGGCCTTAGATTACTCGTTTGGTGATGATGATCCAACGGACCTGACCTCCTTGACCCGGACCCGATTTGACCGGACGAATTGAGCGGACCGGAGGTGATTAAACCGGTCGGCTGAAGCTGAGAGAGAGGACCTGAGGACTTTCTAACCGGACCCGATTGGGATCCGGATCGGACGGGTCCACTGTTGGGGTTCGAAGACGACGCGGAGGAGGAGTGGACACGTGTCGGCGGCGGTCTGGCTGCTCCGCCGCCGTGGAAGGAAGTGGGATCGGCGAAGGAGATGTCGAACATCCTCCCGAGCTCGCCGGATTTCTTGATGTCGCCGCCGGTGTAAGGCATAGCACGAGCTGCCATTGTCGGTGGTCGTGTCTCCTTGGGATGCTCGAGTTTGCC is part of the Brassica rapa cultivar Chiifu-401-42 chromosome A09, CAAS_Brap_v3.01, whole genome shotgun sequence genome and harbors:
- the LOC103839859 gene encoding uncharacterized membrane protein At1g16860, whose translation is MASRLQSHQLPSGLYVSGKLEHPKETRPPTMAARAMPYTGGDIKKSGELGRMFDISFADPTSFHGGGAARPPPTRVHSSSASSSNPNSGPVRSGSQSGPVRKSSGPLSQLQPTGLITSGPLNSSGQIGSGSRRSGPLDHHHQTSNLRPSTKPKYGSAVTVLNSDPVRVGFKVPKALVWSVVVVAATALLIGTFLAVAVKKPLIIVAIAAAIVPAVVVFVWNCVWRRRGLLGFIKNYPNAVLRGAIDGQFIKVTGVVTCGSTPLESSYQKIPRCVYVSTELYEYKGCSWGSRHAERYVSDFYISDFQSGLRALVKAGYGSKVSPFVIPETVANVTAQTKDLSPSFLQWLADCSLSNDSRAMRLKEGYIKEGSTVSVMGMVRRHDNVLMIIPPAESVATGCKWWRCLFPAYVEGLIITCDENQNADVIPV